One Methylocystis iwaonis genomic window, GCGCCGTCGCGGCGTCGGCGCCGAACCCGCAGGCCAGCGCGAGCCCGAGGGCAAGAGGGGTTCCCCATTTCGGCCGGGTAGAAGACATGCACACTTTTCCTTAAACCGTCGCCCCCTCACGCTTACCATCTTCTCCGGGATTGCGGCGAGCCTTGGACGCGCAACATTAATTGCCGGTAAGAACGGCGCTCGCGGGAGGCGGTTGCTTGTCACCGGAGCATAAATCTGGCAAAAATCATGGGCGTCGATATGTCAGTGCTGCTGACCTTTCGGCGCCGTCGCCCTTCGATAGTCGCCATTTTCCATCGCGCCGCGGTCAGAGCCGGCGGCGCGGGCCGAACGACCGACGATCGAGACGGTTTGGCGCGCCTCTTGCCTGAGGCGCGGCGGCCTGGCCGAAGGGAAGGCGCAAGAATGCGCGCGCAAGCAGGCGCTGGAGGGGGCGCAAGCGCGCTTCAATCCACCGCGAACTTGCTCTATGCAGTTTTTGGAAAACGAATGTGACGAGGCGCCGGCCGCAGAAACACGCCGCGCCGCGTCGAGGAGACGCCGCCATGACGAAGGTCGTTGATAACGCCGTGCAAGAGGCCCTGGGCCAAGAGATCGCCATCGGGCGCGATCCGGCCCTGCCGGCCGCGCAGGGGCTCTACGATCCGTCGAAAGAGCACGATGCTTGCGGCGTCGGCTTCGTCGCCAATATGCACAATGAGCGGTCGCACGCCATCGTCGAGATGGGCCTGCAGATCCTGCTCAACCTCGACCATCGCGGCGCGGTGGGCGCCGATCCGAAGCTCGGCGACGGCTGCGGCATTCTCGTCCAAATCCCGCACGAGTTCTTCAAGGCCGAATGCGCCAAGCTCGGCTTTCAGCTTCCGGGCGCGGGCGAATATGCCATCGGCCAGTTCTTCATGCCGCGCGATCCGGAAGTGCGCGCCAAGGCGCGCGAGATTCTCGACGCGCAGATGAAGGACGAGGGCGTCGTCGTGCTCGGCTGGCGCGATCTGCCGGTCGATTCGAGCGACCTCGGCGAGGCGGTGAAGGCCGTCGAGCCGCACCACATGCAGCTCTTTGTTGGCCGCGGTCCCGATGTGAAGGACGAAGCGGATTTCGAGCGGCGCGTCTATCTCGCGCGCAAGTCGTCTTCCAACGAGATTTACAAGCTCGAGAACGGCCGCGAATTCTATTCGGTCTCGGTCTCGACGCGCACCATCGTCTATAAGGGCATGGTGCTGGTCTCGCAGCTCGGCGAATATTTCCGCGACCTCAAGGACCCGCGTTTCGTCTCGGCGATCGCTCTGGTGCATCAGCGCTTCGCGACCAACACTTTCCCGTCCTGGCGCCTCGCGCATCCTTACCGCTTCGTCGCGCATAACGGCGAGATCAACACGCTGCGCGGCAACCTCAACTGGATGGCGGCGCGTCAGGCGTCGGTGTCCTCGCCGCTCTTCGGCGACAACATCACCAAGCTCTGGCCGATCTCCTATGAGGGCCAGTCCGACACCGCCTGCTTCGACAACGCGCTCGAATTCCTGGTGCGCGGCGGCTATTCGCTGGCGCATGCGGTGATGATGCTGATCCCCGAGGCCTGGGCCGGCAATCCGCTGATGGACGACGACCGCCGCGCCTTCTACGAGCACCATGCGTCGCTCATGGAGCCGTGGGACGGCCCAGCCGCCATGGCCTTCACCGATGGTCGCCAGATCGGCGCGACGCTCGACCGCAACGGCCTGCGTCCGGCGCGCTATCTCGTGACCGACGACGGCCTCGTGGTGATGGCCTCCGAAATGGGCGTGCTGCCGATTCCGGAAGAGAAGATCGTCACCAAATGGCGCCTGCAGCCGGGCAAGATGCTGCTCGTCGATCTGGAGCAGGGCCGCATCATCTCCGACGACGAGATCAAGAAAGAGCTCGCGCTCTCGCATCCCTATAAGGAATGGCTGGCGCGCACGCAGATTCAACTCGAGGAGCTGCGGCCCGTCGAGGCGCGTCCGGCGCGCGCCGACGTCACGCTGCTCGATCGCCAGCAGGCCTTCGGCTACACCGAGGAAGACCTCTACACGCTGATGTTCCCCATGGCCGTCACCGGTCAGGAGGCCATCGGCTCCATGGGCACAGACACGCCCGTGTCGCCGCTCTCCGACAAGGAGAAGCTGCTCTACACCTATTTCAAGCAGAACTTCGCGCAGGTGACCAATCCGCCGATCGACCCGATCCGCGAAGAGCTGGTCATGAGCCTCGTCTCCTTCATCGGCCCGCGTCCGAACATTCTCGATCACGAGGGCTCGGCCAATAAGAAGCGGCTCGAAGTGCGCCAGCCGATCCTCACCAATGAGGATTTGGAAAAGATCCGCTGGATCGGCATGGTGGAGGACAGCTTCGACACCAAGACGCTGGAAATTTCTTATGATTCCAGCAAAGGCGCGGCGGGTATGGGCAGCGCCATCCAGCGTCTGTGCCAGCGCGCGGAAGAAGCTGTTTCCGGCCGCTACAACATCATCATCCTCTCCGACCGCATGGCGGGGCCGGATCGCATTCCGATTCCGGCGCTGCTCGCGACGGCGGCGGTGCATCACCATCTGATCCGCAAGGGCCTGCGCACCTCGGTCGGCCTCGTGGTCGAGACCGGCGAAGCGCGCGAAGTGCATCACTTCGCCTGCCTCGCGGGTTACGGCGCCGAGGCGATCAACCCCTATCTCGCCTTCGACACGCTGGAAGCCTCGGCCGGCGAATTCCCGGCCGACGTCGATGCGGATACGGCGATCAAGCGCTACATCAAGGCGGTCGGCAAGGGCCTGCTGAAGGTCATGTCCAAGATGGGCATTTCGACCTATCAGTCCTACTGCGGCGCGCAGATCTTCGACGCCGTGGGCCTTGCGCAGAGCTTCGTCGACGAGTTCTTCACCGGCACGACGACGCGCGTCGAGGGCGTTGGCCTCGACGAGATCGCCAAGGAGACGGTGCGTCGCCATCGCCTCGCTTTCGGCGACGCGCCGGTCTATCGCGACGCGCTGGACGTTGGCGGCGATTACGCCTTCCGCACGCGCGGCGAAGCGCATAGCTGGACGCCCCAGACCATCTCGCTGCTCCAGCACGCTGTGCGCGGCAATGCGCAGGAGCAGTATCGCGCCTTCGCCAAGGCGTTGAACGAGCAGGACGAGAAGCTGCTCAATCTGCGCGGCCTGTTCCGCATCAAGAGCGCCGACGAAGACGGCCGCAAGCCGGTTCCGCTCAATGAGGTGGAGCCCGCTTCCGAGATCGTGAAGCGATTCGCGACCGGCGCCATGTCCTTCGGCTCGATCTCGCGCGAGGCGCACACCACGCTCGCCATCGCCATGAACCGCATCGGCGGCAAATCGAACACGGGCGAGGGCGGCGAGGAGCCGGATCGCTTCAAGCCGCTCGCGAATGGCGACACGATGCGTTCGGCGATCAAGCAGGTCGCTTCGGGCCGCTTCGGCGTGACGACGGAATATCTCGTCAACGCCGATATGATCCAGATCAAGATGGCGCAGGGCGCGAAGCCCGGCGAAGGCGGCCAGCTACCCGGCGACAAGGTCGATGCGGTGATCGCCAAGGTGCGTCACTCGACGCCGGGCGTCGGCCTCATCTCGCCGCCGCCGCACCATGACATCTACTCGATCGAGGATTTGGCGCAGCTCATCTTCGATCTGAAGAATGTGAACCCGAAGGCCGGCGTCTCTGTGAAGCTCGTCTCCGAGGTTGGCGTCGGCACGGTTGCGGCGGGCGTCTCCAAGGGCCGCGCCGACCATGTGACGATCTCCGGCTATGATGGCGGCACGGGCGCTTCGCCGCTCACCTCCATCAAGCATGCGGGCTCGCCCTGGGAAATCGGCCTCGCCGAAACGCATCAGACGCTGGTGCTGAACGGCCTGCGCTCGCGCATCGCCGTGCAGGTCGACGGCGGCCTGCGCACGGGCCGCGACGTCATTATCGGCGCGCTGCTCGGCGCGGACGAGTTCGGCTTCTCGACGGCGCCGCTCATTGCGGCCGGCTGCATCATGATGCGCAAGTGCCATCTCAACACTTGCCCCGTCGGCGTCGCGACGCAGGACCCGGTGCTGCGCAAGCGCTTCGCCGGCCAGCCGGAGCATGTCATCAACTACTTCTTCTTTGTCGCCGAAGAAGCGCGCGAGCTGATGGCGCAGATGGGCTACCGCAGCTTCGACGAGCTCGTCGGCCAGATGCAGATGCTCGACAAGACCAAGGCTCTCGCTCATTGGAAGGCGCAGGGCCTCGACTTCTCGAAGCTCTTCTACAAGCCGGAAGGCGAGGGCGCGGCGATTCGCCATTCGCAATTCCAGGACCACGGCCTCGACAAGGTTCTCGACAACAAGCTCATCGCGGAGGCGCGGCCGGCGCTCGACCGCGGCGCGAAAGTGTCGATCGAGACCTCGATCAAGAACGTCGACCGCACCACGGGCGCCATGCTCTCGGGCGAGGTCGCGCGTATCTATGGTCACACGGGCCTGCCGGAGGATACGATCAACATCCGCGCCGTCGGCACGGCCGGGCAGAGCTTCGGCGCCTTCCTCGCGCGCGGCGTGACGCTGCAGCTCGAAGGCGAAGCGAACGACTATGTCGGCAAGGGCCTCTCGGGCGGCAAGCTGATCGTCTATCCGTCGCGCGAGGCCAAGAAGATCGATCCCTCGAACTCGATCATCGTCGGCAATACGGTGCTCTACGGCGCGATCGCGGGCGAGTGCTATTTCCGCGGCGTCGCGGGCGAGCGCTTTGCTGTGCGTAACTCTGGCGCCGTCGCGGTGGTCGAGGGCGCGGGCGACCACGGCTGCGAATATATGACTGGCGGCGTCGTGGTTGTGCTCGGCCAGACGGGACGCAACTTCGCAGCGGGCATGTCCGGCGGCATCGCCTATGTCCTCGACGAAGACGGCAGCTTCGCGAGCCGCTGCAACCTCGCGATGGTCGATCTCGAACCCGTGAGCGCCGAAGAGACGCTCATGACCGAGAACTATCATCAGACCGGCGATCTTGAGACGCATGGCAAGGTCGATGTGATGTCGGACATGACGCGCTTCGACGCCGAGCGCCTGCGCCAGCTCATCGAGCGGCACCTGCGCTACACGGGCTCGACCCGCGCGCGGCAGATTCTCGACGATTGGGAGAACTATCGCGGCAAGTTCCGCAAGGTGATGCCGATCGAATACCGCCGCGCGCTGACGGAGATGGCCAAGAAGGCGCAGCCTGGGCGGTTGAAGGCTGCGGGCGAGTAAGAGGGCGGGGGCTTAGCCCCCGCGCCTAAAATCA contains:
- the gltB gene encoding glutamate synthase large subunit, translated to MTKVVDNAVQEALGQEIAIGRDPALPAAQGLYDPSKEHDACGVGFVANMHNERSHAIVEMGLQILLNLDHRGAVGADPKLGDGCGILVQIPHEFFKAECAKLGFQLPGAGEYAIGQFFMPRDPEVRAKAREILDAQMKDEGVVVLGWRDLPVDSSDLGEAVKAVEPHHMQLFVGRGPDVKDEADFERRVYLARKSSSNEIYKLENGREFYSVSVSTRTIVYKGMVLVSQLGEYFRDLKDPRFVSAIALVHQRFATNTFPSWRLAHPYRFVAHNGEINTLRGNLNWMAARQASVSSPLFGDNITKLWPISYEGQSDTACFDNALEFLVRGGYSLAHAVMMLIPEAWAGNPLMDDDRRAFYEHHASLMEPWDGPAAMAFTDGRQIGATLDRNGLRPARYLVTDDGLVVMASEMGVLPIPEEKIVTKWRLQPGKMLLVDLEQGRIISDDEIKKELALSHPYKEWLARTQIQLEELRPVEARPARADVTLLDRQQAFGYTEEDLYTLMFPMAVTGQEAIGSMGTDTPVSPLSDKEKLLYTYFKQNFAQVTNPPIDPIREELVMSLVSFIGPRPNILDHEGSANKKRLEVRQPILTNEDLEKIRWIGMVEDSFDTKTLEISYDSSKGAAGMGSAIQRLCQRAEEAVSGRYNIIILSDRMAGPDRIPIPALLATAAVHHHLIRKGLRTSVGLVVETGEAREVHHFACLAGYGAEAINPYLAFDTLEASAGEFPADVDADTAIKRYIKAVGKGLLKVMSKMGISTYQSYCGAQIFDAVGLAQSFVDEFFTGTTTRVEGVGLDEIAKETVRRHRLAFGDAPVYRDALDVGGDYAFRTRGEAHSWTPQTISLLQHAVRGNAQEQYRAFAKALNEQDEKLLNLRGLFRIKSADEDGRKPVPLNEVEPASEIVKRFATGAMSFGSISREAHTTLAIAMNRIGGKSNTGEGGEEPDRFKPLANGDTMRSAIKQVASGRFGVTTEYLVNADMIQIKMAQGAKPGEGGQLPGDKVDAVIAKVRHSTPGVGLISPPPHHDIYSIEDLAQLIFDLKNVNPKAGVSVKLVSEVGVGTVAAGVSKGRADHVTISGYDGGTGASPLTSIKHAGSPWEIGLAETHQTLVLNGLRSRIAVQVDGGLRTGRDVIIGALLGADEFGFSTAPLIAAGCIMMRKCHLNTCPVGVATQDPVLRKRFAGQPEHVINYFFFVAEEARELMAQMGYRSFDELVGQMQMLDKTKALAHWKAQGLDFSKLFYKPEGEGAAIRHSQFQDHGLDKVLDNKLIAEARPALDRGAKVSIETSIKNVDRTTGAMLSGEVARIYGHTGLPEDTINIRAVGTAGQSFGAFLARGVTLQLEGEANDYVGKGLSGGKLIVYPSREAKKIDPSNSIIVGNTVLYGAIAGECYFRGVAGERFAVRNSGAVAVVEGAGDHGCEYMTGGVVVVLGQTGRNFAAGMSGGIAYVLDEDGSFASRCNLAMVDLEPVSAEETLMTENYHQTGDLETHGKVDVMSDMTRFDAERLRQLIERHLRYTGSTRARQILDDWENYRGKFRKVMPIEYRRALTEMAKKAQPGRLKAAGE